From Arachis stenosperma cultivar V10309 chromosome 2, arast.V10309.gnm1.PFL2, whole genome shotgun sequence, one genomic window encodes:
- the LOC130963349 gene encoding uncharacterized protein LOC130963349: MYNGSHTCTRSTISQDHSKLDSKTVTEAIKPLVEVDPSIKVKSVIADIQSKFNYTISYRKAWLAKQQVVESIFGSWEASYEALPIWFEAMCHKKPSAMVHFETMPAYQGDDLVPDIRVLHRVFWSYYPCIRAFRHCKPVVQVDGTHLYGKYKGCLLVAVSQDGNNNIVPIAFAIVEGETSDAWHFFLSNLRQHVVTRDGVRLISDRHDSIRSAIERSNGAWSPPRAFHMFYIWHIESNFLRKFKAPYLQKLIVNIGYSRTTREYQMRYERLKERGEAYTNWLDRIPREQYALAFDGGYRWGHMTTNLVECINSVLKGARNLPVTALVKATFYRLNELFTRKRAEAEARISAGLVFSEMVTTKLHANQRASGNIQISCFDRENEVFEVREMPSGVEYAVDLRHHRCDCGEFQVDRIPCRHMFACCANQRLDWKVYVNDVYRMDQIRRVYRARFRPLGNPATWPAYHGPRFVGNPFLRRVAKGRPKMTRFLNEMDTRMLRRPRRCKQCGAEGHSRSRCRQSGGPSADPAEE, encoded by the exons ATGTACAATGGAAGTCATACTTGTACCAGGTCTACTATTTCTCAAGACCATTCGAAGCTGGATTCCAAGACAGTTACAGAAGCAATAAAGCCGTTGGTAGAGGTTGACCCGTCTATAAAGGTGAAATCAGTAATTGCTGATATCCAGTCAAAGTTTAACTACACCATCAGTTATCGCAAGGCTTGGTTAGCAAAGCAGCAGGTGGTCGAATCAATTTTTGGAAGTTGGGAAGCATCGTATGAAGCTTTGCCGATATGGTTTGAGGCCATGTGCCACAAAAAGCCATCAGCAATGGTTCACTTTGAAACAATGCCAGCTTACCAAGGGGATGATTTGGTTCCTGATATACGTGTTCTACATAGAGTCTTCTGGAGTTATTACCCCTGTATACGGGCCTTCAGACACTGTAAGCCAGTGGTGCAGGTGGACGGGACTCATTTGTATGGAAAATACAAGGGTTGTTTATTGGTTGCAGTCTCACAAGATGGTAATAACAACATCGTGCCTATTGCATTTGCCATAGTGGAGGGAGAGACTTCTGATGCATGGCACTTTTTTCTGAGCAACCTGCGTCAACATGTGGTGACCCGTGATGGTGTCAGACTAATCTCTGATCGACACGATTCGATTAGGTCAGCTATTGAACGAAGTAATGGGGCGTGGTCTCCTCCAAGAGCTTTCCATATGTTTTATATTTGGCATATTGAGTCCAACTTCTTGAGGAAGTTCAAAGCACCTTACCTGCAGAAGCTTATCGTCAACATTG gATACTCGAGGACGACCAGGGAGTACCAGATGCGCTATGAACGATTAAAGGAACGGGGTGAGGCTTACACCAACTGGCTTGATCGGATCCCTCGTGAGCAGTATGCTTTGGCATTTGATGGTGGTTACCGATGGGGTCATATGACCACCAATCTTGTGGAATGTATCAACTCCGTGTTAAAGGGTGCACGCAATCTCCCAGTCACTGCACTTGTTAAGGCTACATTTTACAGATTGAATGAGTTGTTCACTAGGAAAAGAGCTGAGGCTGAAGCCCGAATCAGTGCTGGACTTGTATTCTCTGAGATGGTGACAACCAAGCTGCATGCAAACCAACGAGCATCAGGTAACATACAGATTAGCTGTTTTGATAGAGAAAATGAAGTCTTCGAAGTACGCGAGATGCCTAGTGGGGTTGAGTATGCAGTTGACCTACGCCACCATCGGTGTGACTGTGGTGAATTCCAGGTTGACCGAATTCCGTGTCGGCACATGTTTGCGTGTTGTGCAAATCAGAGGTTGGATTGGAAAGTGTACGTTAATGACGTTTACAGGATGGACCAAATTCGAAGAGTATACAGGGCTAGGTTTCGACCACTGGGAAATCCGGCAACGTGGCCTGCTTATCATGGACCTAGATTCGTTGGAAACCCGTTCCTCAGACGGGTAGCCAAGGGCCGGCCGAAGATGACCCGCttcttgaatgagatggacacTCGTATGTTGCGTCGCCCGAGGCGATGCAAGCAATGCGGTGCCGAGGGCCATAGTCGCAGTAGATGTCGTCAAAGTGGTGGACCGAGTGCAGATCCAGCCGAAGAGTAG
- the LOC130960266 gene encoding dirigent protein 22-like — protein sequence MTTTHFFFIITTLLLSCHTLTGASDFVRPIDRSLLGLNKKEKVSHFKFYWHDILSGQNPTSVSVVTPPMTKINTTTAFGMVNMIDNPLTLGPKLNSKLVGRAQGFYASACQTEIDLLMAMNFAFIDGKYNGSSITILGRNAVFNKVREMPVIGGSGLFRFAKGYAEARTHWLDLKSGDATIEYNVYVMHY from the coding sequence ATGACCACCACacatttcttcttcatcatcaccACTCTTCTCCTCTCATGCCACACCCTCACCGGAGCCAGCGATTTCGTTCGCCCCATCGACCGGAGCCTCCTTGGCCTAAACAAAAAAGAGAAGGTTTCCCACTTCAAATTCTATTGGCATGACATCCTTAGTGGCCAAAACCCAACTTCAGTTTCGGTTGTTACACCACCCATGACCAAGATCAACACCACCACCGCATTTGGGATGGTCAACATGATCGACAACCCTTTGACCCTAGGTCCTAAATTGAACTCCAAGCTTGTTGGAAGGGCTCAAGGATTTTACGCCTCCGCTTGTCAAACCGAGATCGACCTTCTTATGGCCATGAACTTTGCTTTCATTGATGGAAAATACAATGGAAGTTCCATCACCATCTTGGGGAGGAACGCCGTCTTCAACAAGGTGAGGGAGATGCCAGTAATTGGTGGAAGTGGATTGTTTAGATTCGCCAAAGGCTATGCCGAAGCAAGGACTCATTGGCTAGATCTTAAATCTGGTGATGCTACTATTGAATACAATGTTTATGTTATGCATTACTAA